The following are encoded together in the bacterium genome:
- a CDS encoding Rne/Rng family ribonuclease: MPFFRRKTAEIVRRGVGDESTEERTTRKISGKTVKVRRVRELPARPKQASRTATKRKKRQTKQGSARSGSRQRGRSHSHTEGTVPLPAAGRRQMLVRVLPHQTQIVVLEGSLLVEHYVHRSENESLVGNIYNGVVRSVLPGLEAAFVDIGTEKNGVIYAGDLNSSRRTHGRGPRIERQLKQGDHIMVQVDKDPMGSKGPRLTSQMTLPGRHLVLSPKNSMLGISRRLPEAERNRLRLLLQAERPPGFGLIVRTAAAGSSRREIVADIARLKAKWAEVEEAAKGASAPRLIHEEPSLLIRVIREHFTGDFRRLLIDDRRAHEAVLKYLKEVSPELVDRVHLSQDRNQSLFSRFRVDDQLRRALDRKVWLPSGGHLVIDRTEALTVVDVNTGKYVGEANLEDTVLHNNLEAAEEIGRQLRLRDIGGIIVIDFIDMEVKKNREAVLERLRAALASDKTTTQVHSVSSLGLVEMTRKNVSSGLIESFSDPCPTCDGRGLVLHEKAATSGVPISPVGDKVAM; encoded by the coding sequence ATGCCTTTCTTTCGGCGCAAGACAGCCGAAATAGTTCGCCGCGGAGTCGGCGACGAATCGACCGAAGAACGAACAACCAGAAAGATCAGCGGTAAGACAGTAAAGGTCCGGCGGGTACGAGAACTGCCTGCCAGGCCCAAACAGGCCTCCAGGACCGCCACCAAGCGGAAGAAGAGACAGACCAAGCAGGGGTCGGCCCGCTCCGGGAGCCGCCAGCGGGGTCGCTCGCATTCCCACACAGAGGGAACGGTTCCGCTTCCGGCGGCCGGACGCCGCCAGATGCTGGTCCGGGTCTTACCCCACCAAACCCAGATAGTGGTGCTGGAGGGCTCGCTCCTGGTGGAGCACTACGTCCACCGGTCCGAGAACGAATCGCTGGTCGGCAACATCTACAACGGTGTCGTCCGCAGCGTGCTGCCGGGTCTCGAAGCGGCCTTCGTGGACATCGGTACGGAGAAGAACGGCGTTATCTACGCCGGCGACCTCAATTCGTCCCGGCGCACGCACGGGCGAGGACCGCGCATCGAGCGCCAGCTCAAGCAGGGCGACCACATCATGGTCCAGGTCGACAAGGACCCGATGGGCAGTAAGGGACCGCGGCTCACCAGCCAGATGACCTTGCCCGGTCGGCACCTGGTGCTGTCACCCAAGAACTCCATGCTGGGTATATCCCGTCGCCTGCCCGAGGCGGAGCGCAACCGGCTGCGACTGCTGCTCCAGGCGGAGCGGCCACCCGGCTTCGGTCTCATCGTGCGCACGGCGGCTGCCGGTTCGTCCAGGCGGGAGATCGTGGCTGACATCGCCCGCCTCAAGGCCAAGTGGGCTGAGGTCGAGGAAGCCGCCAAGGGCGCGTCCGCGCCCCGGCTGATCCACGAGGAGCCCAGCCTCCTGATCCGGGTGATCCGCGAGCACTTCACCGGGGACTTCCGGCGCCTGCTGATAGATGATCGCCGGGCCCACGAGGCGGTCCTGAAGTATCTGAAGGAGGTCTCCCCTGAACTGGTCGACAGGGTGCATCTCAGCCAGGACCGCAACCAGAGCCTCTTCAGCCGCTTCCGGGTGGACGACCAGCTCCGCCGGGCGCTCGACCGCAAGGTATGGCTGCCATCAGGGGGACACCTGGTGATTGACCGGACCGAGGCGCTTACGGTCGTTGACGTGAACACCGGCAAGTACGTGGGCGAGGCGAACCTCGAGGACACCGTTCTCCACAACAACCTCGAGGCCGCCGAGGAGATCGGGCGCCAGCTTCGCCTGCGAGACATCGGCGGGATCATCGTCATCGACTTCATAGACATGGAGGTCAAGAAGAACCGCGAGGCGGTTCTAGAGCGGCTCCGGGCGGCGCTCGCTTCGGACAAGACCACCACCCAGGTGCATTCCGTGTCGAGTCTCGGTCTCGTCGAGATGACGCGCAAGAACGTGTCCAGCGGTCTGATAGAATCCTTCTCCGATCCTTGTCCCACCTGTGACGGGCGCGGCCTCGTGCTCCACGAGAAGGCGGCCACCTCGGGGGTTCCGATCAGTCCGGTGGGCGACAAGGTAGCGATGTGA
- the rodA gene encoding rod shape-determining protein RodA, with protein sequence MAVLGPSLDGVGGIFEDRPRPTPDVIVFVLMAALMALGSVMVYSSTFVRLDEETGDPTSAMRRQMIFAGVALVTYVAASMIDYRLYRRFPLLIYGIMMIALIGVLFAPPQKGATRWIPVGAFQFQPSEFAKVALIVALASLLTRGARRRLSWRSLGTALLMAAAPSFLIFLQPDLGTMLVVGFITVGMLFVAGSSIRQMLVLGASGVVGVIAVFQLDILKSYQIARLAGFFDQASDLQGVNWNLYQSQIAIGSGQLVGRGLFQGTQTRLSFIPSQTTDFIFTAVGEQFGFIGGSAVILAYAILIWRVLIVAAGAPNAFGSMIAVGMAALLSFHIFVNIGMTVGLVPVTGLPLPFMSAGGSAMIAMAGGLGIVNSVWRSRSPVSDRPEARDL encoded by the coding sequence ATGGCGGTGTTGGGGCCTTCCCTGGACGGCGTGGGCGGAATATTCGAGGACCGTCCCAGGCCCACTCCGGACGTCATCGTGTTCGTGTTGATGGCCGCTCTCATGGCCCTGGGCAGCGTGATGGTGTACTCGTCCACGTTCGTCCGGCTTGACGAGGAGACGGGCGATCCCACCTCGGCCATGCGGAGGCAGATGATCTTCGCGGGCGTGGCGCTGGTCACCTACGTGGCGGCCTCGATGATCGACTACCGCCTGTACCGGCGCTTTCCGCTCCTCATCTACGGCATCATGATGATCGCCCTGATCGGCGTCCTGTTCGCCCCTCCCCAAAAAGGCGCTACCCGGTGGATCCCGGTGGGCGCCTTCCAGTTCCAGCCATCCGAGTTCGCCAAGGTTGCCCTGATAGTCGCGCTGGCGAGCTTGCTGACCAGGGGGGCCAGGCGACGTCTGTCGTGGAGGTCCCTCGGGACCGCCCTGCTGATGGCGGCCGCGCCCAGCTTCCTCATCTTCCTACAGCCCGATCTCGGCACCATGCTGGTGGTGGGCTTCATCACCGTGGGCATGCTGTTCGTAGCCGGCTCCAGTATTCGCCAGATGCTGGTCCTGGGGGCTTCCGGGGTCGTCGGCGTGATCGCGGTGTTCCAACTCGACATCCTCAAGTCCTACCAGATCGCCCGGCTTGCCGGCTTCTTCGATCAGGCCTCTGACCTGCAGGGCGTCAACTGGAATCTCTACCAGAGCCAGATCGCCATCGGCTCGGGCCAGCTCGTGGGAAGGGGCTTGTTCCAGGGCACGCAGACCCGTCTGAGCTTCATTCCCTCCCAGACCACCGACTTCATCTTCACGGCGGTGGGGGAGCAGTTCGGCTTCATCGGCGGTTCGGCGGTGATTCTCGCCTACGCCATCCTGATATGGCGCGTGCTGATCGTGGCCGCGGGAGCGCCTAACGCGTTCGGGTCCATGATCGCGGTAGGCATGGCAGCGCTCCTTTCCTTCCATATATTCGTCAACATCGGCATGACGGTCGGCTTGGTTCCGGTCACCGGACTCCCGCTGCCGTTCATGAGCGCCGGTGGTTCGGCCATGATCGCCATGGCGGGCGGGCTGGGGATAGTGAACTCGGTCTGGAGGTCCAGATCGCCGGTCAGCGACCGGCCGGAGGCACGCGATCTCTGA
- a CDS encoding penicillin-binding transpeptidase domain-containing protein, translating into MSDTRRPDGREQVTNSWRVGILALLFTGALSILFFRLWFVQLAAGPEWLVEADQNIVSSESIAAPRGDIVDRNGMVLATSVPGLIIEIDRSLLPIEVEDDVLQRLAAILELSPVEVRQAVERTGSGEVAALPEFEIDADTAYLIMEQRATLPGVTVRALPVRGYTQGSLMGHVLGHMGLPSPGDLERLPIADTNTPIGKLGVEREYEEFLRGAPGKHVYRINPEGAILEEIGTVDPTPGATVRLTLDVEAQAEVERILVEAIELSNALKETREEEGPAETPQPTERATAVVMEVNTGAILAMASYPTFEPQAFVGGIDVDSFEELSERQAFNNLAIQGVKPPASTFKSITYVTAMEENIFPDGVSTPEETIECSSQLAHDFGDHSQHLWRNWTYPESDGPQNLHDALRRSCNIYFWEVALSIWRVYARTDREGIVQEWARAVGIGRPTQVDLPFEHEGILGDRQLFEEWRERQPWRVRAEGWLGGDLMNIVVGQGPIVATPLQMAVAYASMLNGGTVYQPRVTDAIETADGERLRTLEPRVLRSVDISPETVASLRTDLTSVVRSGTARRAFEDLGGLVEVVGGKTGTAQSFTDQEGVFHDSTAWFVGVAPIDAPRWVVAVMVDEGGSGGAVAAPAARAIFQYLLGAGVTPLVAGEDTER; encoded by the coding sequence ATGAGCGACACGAGGCGGCCCGACGGTCGCGAGCAGGTGACGAACAGTTGGCGGGTGGGCATCCTGGCCCTGCTGTTCACGGGGGCGTTGTCGATCCTGTTCTTCCGGCTGTGGTTCGTGCAGCTGGCCGCAGGCCCGGAGTGGCTTGTGGAGGCCGACCAGAACATCGTCAGCAGCGAGTCGATCGCGGCGCCACGGGGTGACATTGTCGACCGGAACGGCATGGTGCTGGCCACTTCCGTACCGGGTCTCATCATCGAGATCGATCGGTCGCTCCTCCCGATCGAGGTCGAGGACGACGTACTCCAGCGACTGGCGGCCATCCTCGAGCTGTCGCCTGTCGAGGTGCGCCAGGCGGTGGAGCGAACCGGGTCAGGCGAGGTGGCCGCCCTGCCCGAGTTCGAGATCGACGCCGACACGGCCTATCTGATAATGGAGCAGCGAGCCACCCTGCCGGGTGTCACGGTTCGCGCCCTGCCCGTTCGCGGGTACACGCAGGGGTCGTTGATGGGTCATGTACTGGGTCACATGGGGTTACCCTCCCCGGGCGATCTCGAGCGACTACCCATAGCCGACACCAACACGCCGATCGGGAAGCTCGGGGTGGAGCGGGAGTACGAGGAGTTCCTGCGAGGGGCACCCGGGAAGCACGTGTACCGGATAAACCCCGAGGGCGCCATTCTCGAGGAGATCGGGACCGTCGATCCGACTCCCGGCGCCACGGTCCGGCTGACCCTTGACGTCGAGGCCCAGGCGGAGGTCGAGAGGATCCTGGTCGAGGCCATCGAGCTGTCCAACGCCCTGAAGGAGACCCGGGAAGAGGAGGGTCCGGCCGAGACGCCACAGCCTACAGAGCGAGCCACAGCCGTGGTGATGGAGGTGAACACGGGCGCCATCCTGGCCATGGCCTCCTATCCGACCTTCGAGCCGCAGGCCTTCGTGGGCGGCATCGATGTCGACTCCTTCGAAGAGTTGTCGGAACGCCAGGCCTTCAACAACCTGGCCATCCAGGGTGTGAAGCCGCCCGCGTCCACCTTCAAGTCCATCACCTACGTGACCGCCATGGAGGAGAACATATTCCCGGACGGAGTGTCCACCCCGGAGGAGACCATCGAGTGCTCTTCGCAGCTGGCGCATGACTTCGGCGACCACTCGCAGCACCTGTGGAGGAACTGGACCTATCCGGAGTCGGACGGGCCGCAGAACCTCCACGATGCCCTCCGGCGATCCTGCAACATCTACTTCTGGGAAGTGGCCCTGTCGATCTGGAGGGTGTACGCCCGGACCGACCGGGAGGGGATAGTGCAGGAATGGGCGCGGGCGGTCGGGATAGGTCGCCCCACCCAGGTCGACCTCCCGTTCGAGCACGAGGGAATCCTGGGCGATCGCCAGCTCTTCGAGGAATGGCGGGAACGGCAGCCGTGGCGGGTACGTGCGGAGGGCTGGCTCGGCGGCGACCTTATGAACATCGTGGTCGGCCAGGGCCCGATCGTTGCCACGCCCCTCCAGATGGCGGTTGCTTACGCCTCGATGCTCAACGGGGGCACCGTCTACCAGCCCAGGGTGACGGACGCCATAGAGACGGCCGACGGGGAGCGCCTGCGAACCCTCGAGCCCCGCGTGCTCCGGTCGGTGGACATCAGCCCGGAGACCGTGGCGTCCCTGAGAACGGACCTGACCTCCGTGGTCCGTTCCGGCACCGCAAGGCGCGCATTCGAGGATCTGGGCGGGTTGGTGGAGGTGGTCGGGGGCAAGACCGGCACCGCGCAGTCGTTCACCGACCAGGAAGGCGTCTTCCACGACTCGACGGCATGGTTCGTCGGCGTGGCGCCGATCGATGCTCCGAGGTGGGTCGTCGCCGTGATGGTGGACGAGGGCGGTTCGGGAGGAGCAGTGGCGGCGCCGGCTGCACGAGCCATATTCCAGTACCTGCTGGGTGCCGGGGTCACACCCCTGGTCGCCGGCGAGGACACGGAGCGGTAA
- the mreD gene encoding rod shape-determining protein MreD, with protein MEGLRFLLSLLLVMAAALVQTSVFHSIRPLGASPDVVLLIVVVGAIWLKPEAAVLLGFLGGLLLDVLGSAPLGLSGLAFTVGSYITVRSRDRFDYGLPVGVMTVGGITLVTLVTNALIGTLFGEGTLGNPDIIRTLLLVPIYNMVFALGVLPLADRLFSWVAGPRRSRMRRRI; from the coding sequence ATGGAGGGTCTGCGGTTCTTGCTCTCCCTGCTGCTGGTGATGGCGGCGGCCCTCGTCCAGACGAGCGTGTTCCACAGTATCAGGCCCCTTGGTGCCAGCCCCGACGTCGTCCTGTTGATCGTGGTGGTCGGCGCGATATGGCTCAAGCCCGAGGCGGCCGTCCTGTTGGGCTTCCTGGGCGGGCTGTTGCTGGACGTGCTCGGATCGGCGCCCCTGGGTCTGAGTGGGCTTGCGTTCACGGTCGGCTCCTACATCACGGTGCGGAGCCGGGATCGCTTCGACTACGGGCTCCCGGTCGGCGTGATGACCGTCGGCGGGATCACGTTGGTGACGCTGGTCACCAACGCCCTCATAGGCACCCTGTTCGGAGAGGGCACGCTGGGCAACCCCGACATCATCAGGACACTGCTGCTGGTGCCGATCTACAACATGGTGTTCGCGCTGGGCGTTCTCCCGCTGGCCGACAGGTTGTTCTCGTGGGTCGCCGGACCGCGCCGTAGCCGGATGCGACGCCGCATATGA
- a CDS encoding rod shape-determining protein MreC, whose amino-acid sequence MTLDIRASRGGFGADLRSTVQVVMAPLQAAVNAVVTPVVSFSDGLSNLAGLREENQRLRDRIESLEREAAQVGHLESQVSELETLLALRLGEDLYQLSVSAEVTARGGTLDPTLTIDRGTGDGVHTGQPVADGQGALIGLVSEAGEAAASVIPITSRRAPAVTVRLPDGQRGVVTGQGAGALELSILEASDPLEGGELLVTFGPYGDSNAYPKDLDVGIVAEAADPQFGTIRVRVEPTGDLQRLEYVAVIPWPPAPQLRAGEADGGA is encoded by the coding sequence ATGACTCTTGACATCCGGGCGTCGAGAGGTGGTTTCGGGGCCGACCTTCGCAGCACCGTACAAGTGGTGATGGCGCCGCTCCAAGCGGCTGTGAACGCAGTGGTGACGCCGGTGGTGAGCTTCTCCGACGGCCTGTCCAACCTGGCCGGGCTCCGTGAGGAGAACCAGCGCCTCCGGGACCGGATCGAGTCCCTGGAACGGGAAGCGGCTCAGGTCGGTCATCTCGAGTCCCAGGTGTCCGAGTTGGAGACGCTGCTGGCGCTGCGGCTCGGCGAGGACCTGTACCAACTCTCGGTCTCGGCTGAGGTCACGGCCCGCGGGGGGACCCTCGACCCGACCCTGACCATCGACCGCGGTACCGGTGACGGGGTCCATACCGGCCAGCCGGTGGCGGACGGGCAGGGAGCGCTGATCGGCCTGGTGTCCGAGGCGGGTGAGGCCGCGGCCAGTGTCATTCCGATCACGTCGCGCCGGGCGCCTGCGGTCACCGTGCGCCTACCCGACGGACAGCGTGGTGTGGTGACGGGACAGGGCGCCGGAGCGCTGGAACTCTCCATCCTCGAGGCATCGGATCCGCTGGAGGGTGGCGAGCTGCTGGTGACCTTCGGGCCCTACGGAGACTCCAACGCCTACCCGAAGGACCTGGATGTCGGCATCGTGGCCGAGGCGGCGGACCCGCAGTTCGGGACCATCAGGGTCCGGGTGGAGCCGACGGGTGATCTCCAACGCCTGGAGTACGTGGCGGTCATCCCCTGGCCTCCCGCGCCCCAGCTCCGGGCCGGCGAAGCGGATGGGGGAGCGTGA
- a CDS encoding rod shape-determining protein, protein MPDNPFVVAGQDMAVDLGTANTLVYVRNQGVLLNEPSVVAINTNTNEALAVGMDAKRMIGRTPSHVKAIRPLRDGVIADFDITERMLRYFIKKVHRRRWAKPRIVICVPSGITGVERRAVEEAAYHAGARNAFTIDEPMAAAIGCGLPVNEPTGSMVVDIGGGTTEVAVIAMGGIVVSKSVRVGGDDMDERIVEWVKKEHNLLLGLRTAEQIKMAIGSAYPYHNEPSAEVKGRDLVAGLPKTVLLTASEVRAAIQEPLSMMIDAVRYTLDNTPPELAADLMNVGITITGGGALLKVLHHRLAFETGLRVEIAERPLQSVVVGSGRCLEQFDVLQGVLESSGRF, encoded by the coding sequence ATGCCAGATAACCCGTTCGTCGTTGCCGGCCAGGACATGGCTGTCGATCTGGGTACAGCCAACACCCTTGTATACGTCCGTAACCAGGGCGTCCTGCTCAACGAGCCCTCGGTCGTGGCGATCAACACCAACACCAACGAGGCCCTGGCCGTGGGTATGGACGCCAAGCGCATGATCGGTCGTACCCCCTCCCACGTGAAGGCGATCCGGCCTCTCCGGGACGGCGTGATCGCCGACTTCGACATCACCGAGCGCATGCTCCGTTACTTCATCAAGAAGGTACACCGCCGCCGCTGGGCCAAGCCGAGGATCGTGATCTGCGTCCCGTCCGGCATCACCGGGGTGGAGCGGCGGGCTGTGGAAGAGGCGGCCTACCACGCCGGCGCCCGCAACGCCTTCACCATCGATGAGCCGATGGCGGCGGCCATCGGATGCGGATTGCCCGTCAACGAGCCCACCGGGTCGATGGTGGTCGATATCGGGGGAGGGACCACCGAGGTGGCGGTCATCGCCATGGGCGGCATCGTGGTGTCGAAGAGCGTCCGCGTGGGTGGCGACGACATGGACGAGCGGATCGTCGAATGGGTGAAGAAGGAGCACAACCTCCTCCTGGGCCTGCGCACCGCGGAGCAGATCAAGATGGCGATCGGATCGGCCTATCCGTATCACAACGAGCCGAGCGCCGAGGTGAAGGGCCGGGACTTGGTGGCCGGTTTGCCCAAGACCGTGCTGCTCACCGCCTCCGAGGTAAGGGCGGCCATCCAGGAGCCGCTGTCCATGATGATCGATGCGGTCCGGTACACGCTGGACAACACCCCGCCGGAGTTGGCCGCCGACCTGATGAACGTGGGCATCACGATCACGGGCGGCGGAGCCCTGCTCAAGGTACTGCATCACCGGTTGGCGTTCGAGACCGGCTTGCGGGTCGAGATCGCGGAACGGCCCCTCCAGTCGGTGGTGGTCGGATCCGGCCGATGCCTGGAACAGTTCGACGTCCTGCAGGGAGTCCTCGAGTCATCCGGCCGATTCTGA
- the ndk gene encoding nucleoside-diphosphate kinase, whose product MAHEDTFVMVKPDGVRRRLVGEVLSRFEAKGLDLHRLEMVLPDRATATAHYAEHEGKPFYDGLIDFIASGPVVVMHWSGESAVTVARALVGATDPAVALPGTIRGDFGLEVGENIVHGSDSPASAARELGLWFG is encoded by the coding sequence ATGGCCCACGAAGACACCTTCGTAATGGTGAAGCCCGACGGGGTGCGCCGCCGCCTGGTAGGTGAGGTGCTCTCCAGGTTCGAAGCCAAGGGACTCGACCTGCATCGCCTCGAGATGGTCCTGCCCGACCGCGCCACGGCGACCGCGCACTACGCGGAGCACGAGGGGAAGCCCTTCTACGACGGCCTGATCGACTTCATCGCCTCCGGTCCGGTGGTCGTGATGCATTGGTCGGGCGAGTCGGCCGTCACGGTGGCTCGAGCCTTGGTGGGAGCGACCGATCCCGCCGTGGCCCTTCCCGGCACCATCCGCGGCGATTTCGGCCTGGAGGTGGGGGAGAACATCGTCCATGGATCCGACAGCCCGGCGAGCGCCGCTCGTGAGCTCGGGCTCTGGTTCGGCTGA
- a CDS encoding bifunctional folylpolyglutamate synthase/dihydrofolate synthase has translation MNYDGAVAYLDRHIELGWKPGLERIHRLLEMMGSPHLRSPAIHVTGTNGKTTVTTVAASVLDAMGLKSGTFTSPHLERVEERFKVAGEMATPEQLARAVTDVAPFVDLLEAETGERATYFELTTAAAFTLFANEAVDVAVVEVGMGGRLDATNVLESQVAVLTGVSMDHAEYLGTTELEIAREKLAILKAGGVLVTGDLPDEVDPAADRRADEVGAVRRTVDRDFRIEDLRMSVGGWSYDLDGIYEQYDDLYLPLHGRHQAGNAAVAVAAVEELFGRALPSEAVREGLARTRVPARVEVVGRAPLVVLDGAHNPEATGALARTLREEMPAAGWTLVVGAFRDKDIHAMLAPFAGLAGQAIATAVDHERAAEPSDLVVALERVLPDIPVTWVRPVSAAVELAKEWSGGEGAVLVTGSFYVAGEARTVLVASC, from the coding sequence ATGAACTACGACGGAGCCGTCGCGTATCTCGATCGGCACATCGAGTTGGGGTGGAAGCCGGGACTCGAGCGGATACACCGGCTGCTGGAGATGATGGGATCCCCCCACCTCCGCAGCCCGGCCATCCACGTCACCGGGACCAACGGCAAGACGACGGTTACCACGGTTGCGGCCTCCGTGCTGGATGCCATGGGTCTCAAGTCGGGTACGTTCACGTCCCCACATCTCGAGCGGGTGGAGGAACGGTTCAAGGTGGCCGGGGAGATGGCGACGCCGGAGCAGTTAGCGCGGGCCGTTACGGATGTCGCCCCGTTCGTGGATCTGCTGGAGGCCGAGACCGGCGAGCGGGCCACCTACTTCGAGCTGACCACTGCCGCTGCCTTTACCCTCTTCGCCAACGAGGCAGTGGACGTGGCCGTGGTCGAGGTGGGGATGGGGGGGCGCCTCGACGCCACCAACGTCTTGGAGAGCCAGGTGGCGGTCCTGACGGGTGTCTCGATGGATCACGCCGAGTACCTGGGGACCACCGAGTTGGAGATAGCCCGGGAGAAGCTGGCCATCCTCAAGGCCGGTGGGGTGTTGGTGACGGGGGACCTGCCCGACGAGGTGGACCCGGCGGCTGATCGGAGAGCGGACGAAGTGGGCGCGGTGCGCCGGACGGTGGACCGGGACTTCCGGATCGAAGACCTGCGCATGTCGGTGGGCGGCTGGTCGTACGATCTCGACGGGATCTACGAGCAGTACGACGACCTTTACCTCCCCCTCCACGGTCGCCACCAGGCAGGCAACGCGGCGGTGGCCGTTGCTGCGGTTGAGGAACTGTTCGGGCGTGCCCTGCCATCCGAGGCGGTCCGGGAAGGCCTGGCCCGCACCCGGGTACCGGCCAGGGTGGAAGTCGTGGGCCGGGCGCCACTCGTGGTGCTTGACGGCGCCCACAACCCGGAGGCGACCGGCGCGCTGGCTCGGACACTACGGGAGGAGATGCCGGCGGCAGGCTGGACTCTCGTGGTCGGCGCCTTCCGGGACAAGGACATCCACGCCATGCTGGCGCCGTTCGCGGGGCTGGCCGGTCAGGCCATCGCCACCGCGGTGGACCATGAGCGAGCCGCCGAGCCCAGCGATCTGGTGGTGGCCCTGGAGAGGGTGCTGCCGGACATCCCGGTCACCTGGGTGAGGCCCGTAAGCGCCGCCGTCGAGCTGGCCAAGGAGTGGAGCGGAGGGGAGGGCGCCGTTCTGGTGACAGGCTCGTTCTATGTGGCAGGTGAGGCCCGGACCGTTCTAGTTGCTAGTTGCTAG